One uncultured Fibrobacter sp. genomic window, TCGTTCCTTTTTCAGCGACATACGCGTCCTGCAACTTCACGTAGGTTGCTCAGAGTCGCAAGCTACTTCAAACGGCAGGTTTTATTTCTATTGCCTACAAGAGATTTCACCAAATTCACTTTCGTAAATCGGTAAAGGGGTTCGTTTGCTCTCTAGCATTAGTCTATAATTAACACGAATAGAACTTAAAAAGAGAACTCCAGTTGGGGTTCTCTTTTTTTTGCATAACTGAGATTTTTTTATACTTCGGTTATCTCATATTCTGGGTGGGCGTCAAAGAATTGATTTACTGTGACGATTGGAATTTTCTTAAATTCCTTTAAAACAAGTAAATCAGAATCCCCACTTACCAAATAATAAGCGTTCACCGCGACAGCACATTCTAAAAACATATTGTCTTTGGGGTCCCTGCATATATCAACGGTTTCAGTTTTTTCGATAATGGTC contains:
- a CDS encoding putative toxin-antitoxin system toxin component, PIN family: MNVVIDTNVLISGIFWSGAPRKFLSLVFRQDIKPYATIDMMAEYCRIIDKIAQKRPDIAAKWKSQIAKVMTIIEKTETVDICRDPKDNMFLECAVAVNAYYLVSGDSDLLVLKEFKKIPIVTVNQFFDAHPEYEITEV